In the Elizabethkingia bruuniana genome, GAAGCTTTTATAAGAGGCAAAAATTCACAGAATATCAATGGTTCCGGTCTGGGACTAAAAATTGTTCAACGTATCTTAGAATATCACCAGGCAAATATTTATTATTCTGCGGATTCAAATAAGAATATTTTTACTTTAATATTTCCTACACATTCGATAAATAAGTAATTTTAAGCATATTTTAAGGTGAAATTAAGATTGTTTTAAAATTGTAATGACACTTTTGTAATGTTTAAAAAGTATAGCATGAAAAAATGTATTCCGTTTTTTCTAATGACATCCGTTTTTGTATACAGTCAGCAGCGGATGACATTGGAAGAATGCGAAGAGTCCTTTCAGAAGAATAACCTGCAACTACTTGCCGCTCAATATAATATTAGCGAAGCAGAAGCAGATATTATTCAGGCAAAAATATGGGATCTCCCTAATTTGTCTATCGAACTTAACGCAATAGATCCTGAAAATAAAAAGATTTTCCATATCGGCAGCACCGGAGCTAAGGAAGTGGGAATAGAACAGCTTTTTGTATTAGGAAGAAAAAGAAAAAATGAAGTCGCTTTTGCCAGATCGAATAAAGAAATTGCAGAAATGCAGTTTCAGGGACTGCTTGTAGACCTTCGTTCCCAGCTTCGAAGTACCTTTTATAATATTCTTTTTGAACAGAAAAAAGAAGAAAGCCTGGATGTTCAGTTGAAGTATTTTACAGATTTGTTGAATGCTTATAAAGTCCAGACGCAAAAAGGAAATGTATCTCTAAAAGATATGGTAAGGCTTCAGGCATTGGTTATCAATGTACAGAATGATAAAATAGAGGTTAGTAATAATATTATTCAGCAAAAGCAAACACTGAAATTATTAACAGGTAGCGATACAGAAGTTCTCCCGGAACTTTCTGATGATAATATGACCCAGCAACTGGAGAAACAGCCGCTGATAAGCATTTCCGAATTGCAGCAAAAAGCATTGGAAAATAACGCCGATTATCTGACAGCTAAAAAAATTACACAGAGTAGCGAACTCAATTTAAAATGGCAGAAATCACTTAGTGTACCGGACCTTACTATAGGTACCCGTTGGACACAAAGAGGTGCCGCATTCGACAATCAGCTGGCACTTAGTTTTGGTATTCCGATTCCGCTTTGGAATAAAAATAAAGGAAATCAGATGAAAGCAGAATACCAAATTCAGGAAAACAAAAAAACTGAAGAAAGGCTGAAACAGGAACTTATATCACAAGTAGATACTGCATATCAGACATGGAAGAATCAATATCAGCAATATTTTTCCCTGAAACCTCAGGACCTGCAAGATATGGAAACTGTATATAACGGTATTCTGAAGAATTTCAGAAAAGGAAATATCAGTCTTATCGAGTTCACCGATTTTATGGAAAGTTACAAGCAAAGCATTTTGCAGATCTATGAAATTCAGAAACATATTATAACATCCGCTGAAGAAATTAATCGTTTAACACAATCCAAAATCTTTTACTAGTATATGAAGCAGATAATTACAGGCTTATTGGCAATCTCAATACTCGCTGCATGCAGCAAGGAAGAGCCTCAGAAAAAAGAGAGTATTGTAAAAGGCTTTGAAATAAGCAAGGAGATGATGCAGTCTACAACCCTTGCTGAAGCCCAAAAAGAACAGATTAAAGAACAAATGAGCTTCTTTGGTAAAATCTCCGCCGACAGAAACAGTTATATTGATATTTATCCTTTGGTAGGAGGTAATGTACTGACGGTAAATGCTGAATTGGGAGATTATGTACATAAAGGCCAGGTACTGGCTACAATACGAAGTACAGAAGTGGCAGGTTTTCAGAAAGACCTTAGTGATGCTAAAACAGATTTGGCAGAGGCAAAAAATAAACTGAGAGTGGCTCAGGAACTTTATGAAGGAAAATTGAATACCAAAAATGAAGTTCTGACAGCCAAAAGCGAACTTACAAAGGCACAGGATCAGTTAAAGCGGGCAGAAGCTGTTAGTACAATCTATAACGTAAAGAATGGTAATATTTATTCTGTAGTATCTCCAATCAATGGTTATATCGTACAAAAGAACATCAATAAAGATATGCAGCTTAGAAGTGACCGTTCGGACAATATTTTCGACGTGGCTAATACAAAAGATGTTTGGGCATTAGTTAACATCAATGAAACTGATATTGACCGAATAGATCTTGGTATGAAGGCAGAGATCACGACGCTAAGTTATCCTGATAAAGTCTTCCATGGTAGAATTGATAAGATATTTAAAATTATAGATCCGCAAACCAATGCTATGCAGGCAAGAGTGGTTTTGGACAATTCGGAAGGACTTCTGGTACCAGATAGTAAAGCAACTATTAAAGTAAATAATACGCTGAATGAAACTGCGGTAGCAATACCTACTTCTGCAGTAATCTTTGACGATAACAGATACTTTGTTGTATTATTTGCCTCCCAGAGTAATATAAAAGTTCGTGAAATAAAAATACTGAGACAGACAGGAGACACTACTTATGTGGCCGAAGGAGTAAATGAAGGAGATAAAGTTGTAACCAATAATCAGTTACTTATTTACAGATCATTAAAAGAGTAAATAAGAAATATTAAATCTGAATTGAATGAATAAGTTCATTAAAAATATAATAGCATTCTCTATCAAGAACAAGGTTTTCACCTTTGTCTGGGTAGGGATTTTAGCTATCGCAGGTATTGTAAGTTTCAGGAATATGCCAATTGAGGCCTTTCCTGATGTTACCAATACACAGATAACGATCATCACACAATGGAACGGCAGAAGTGCCGAAGAAGTTGAACGTTTTGTAACAACACCTATAGAGCTTGCAATGAGCCCGGTGCAGAAGAAAACCAGTGTACGGAGCACCACGATGTTTGGATTGTCCATTGTCAAAATTATTTTTGATGACGGAGTAGATGACACCTTCGCCAGAAATCAGGTCAACAATCAGTTGAGGACATTAAGTTTTCCGGATGATGTTGCTCCCGAAGTACAACCACCTTATGGGCCAACAGGGGAAATCTTCCGTTATACACTGGAAAGCCCAAAGCGGGATTCGAGAGAACTGCTTACTTTACAAACCTGGGTTGTGGACCGTGCATTACGCGGCGTTCCGGGGGTAGCAGATATTAATGTATTCGGGGGACAGGATAAAGTTTATGAATTGAGTATTGATCCTGTAAAATTAGAAAAATACAGTCTTACTCCTTTACAGGTTTATGATGCGGTAACCAAAAGTAATCTGAATGTAGGAGGTGATGTTATAGAAAAAAGCGGCCAATCTTATGTAGTACGGGGAATTGGTCTCGTAAAAACAATAGAAGATATCGGCAATATTACGATTGAAACTAATAACGGAAATCCTGTATTGGTAAAGAACATTGCTGAAGTAAAAGAAAGCTCTATGCCACGTGTAGGCCAGGCCGGACTAAACGGAAAAGATGATGTAGTTGCCGGTACTGTTGTAATGAGAAAAGGGGAGAATCCACGTGAAGTTCTGGTTGCACTTAAAGCAAAAATTGCTGAACTGAATAGTAAAACACTACCTAAAGATGTAAAGTTGGTCACCTTTTATGATCGTGATAATCTGATGGATTTCACTACCCGTACAGTAATGCACAACCTGATTGAAGGGATCATACTGGTAACGGTAATGGTATTGATTTTTATGGCCGACTGGCGTACAACTGTTATCGTATCTATTATTATTCCGCTATCATTACTATTTGCATTCCTATGTCTTAAAATAGCCGGGATGAGCGCAAACCTTCTTTCATTGGGAGCTGTAGACTTTGGTATTATTATCGATGGGGCCGTCGTCATGGTGGAAGGTGTTTTTGTAATGCTGGACCATAAAGCCAAGAGGTACGGAATGGAGCGTTTTAATAAACTGGCAAAAGGAGGCTGGATTAAGCAAACCGGAACAGGTCTGGGGAAAGCCATCTTCTTCTCAAAGCTTATTATTATCACTTCACTAATACCAATTTTCTCTTTCCAGAAAGTAGAAGGAAAAATGTTCTCTCCATTGGCTTATACCCTTGGATTTGCATTAATGGGAGCTTTGCTGTTTACATTGACTCTGGTTCCGGTTCTTATGCATATTTTACTAAATAAGAATGTACGTGAAAAACACAATCCATTTGTATCTTTCTGGGATAGGATTGTAGAAAAAGGTTTTACGTTTGCTTTCAGGAATAAAAAAATAAGCCTTATTGCAGCAATTTCTTTAATGGCTATTACCATTTTCTCCGGAAAATTCCTTGGAACGGAATTCTTACCAACTCTTAACGAAGGCTCATTATGGGTAACAGCAGAATTACCAATGAGTACATCACTGAAAGAGTCGATGAAGAAAACCAACGAGCTAAAAAAAGTTATTGCCTCATTCCCCGAAGTTACAGGAGTTCTTTCTCAAACAGGACGAAGTAATGATGGTACAGATCCTAATGGTTTTGGTTTTGTACAGTTTGCAGTTGCATTACAGCCTCGTGAAGAATGGAAGCGTAAGATTACCTATGATGAGCTTATCAATGAAATGAATATTAAGCTAAAGAAATTCCAGGGAATTACCTATAATTATTCACAACCTATTTCAGACAACGTTGCTGAAGCGGTAGCAGGTTTTAAAGCCGAAAACGGAATCAAGATCTATGGTGATAATCTGGAAACTTTGGATCGCCTTGCTAAAGAGGTTTATAAAGAGGTTCGTAAAGTGAAAGGTGTAAGGGAACCGGGAATTATCAAAAATATAGGACAACCGGAAGTAAGTGTTGTATTGGACAGACATAAGATGGCTGAGTATGGTGTAATGCCGGCTGATGCACAATCTGTTTTAGAAATGGCTTTTGGAGGTAAAACAGCTTCGCAAATCTATGAGGGAGAACGTAAATTTGATATAAGACTTCGTTATGCTCCGGAATACCGTAAGTCGGAAGAAGACATTGCCAAGCTAATGGTACCTTGTCAGGATGGTACGCTTATTCCTATGAAAGCGATTAGTGATATTACTAAAGACAACGGGGCTGCCTTTATTTATCGGGATAATATCAAACGTTATATTGGGATCAAATTTTCGATCAGAGATCGTGATTTGGGAAGCACAATAGCCGATGCACAGAAAAAAGTTGCTTCTATAAAACTTCCAGATGGTTATTCTATTGGCTGGACTGGGCAATTTGAAAACCAGCAGCGTGCATCTAAACGTTTAGGCCAAGTAGTACCGATTAGTATTATAATGATTTTCTTCCTGTTATTTATCCTTTTTGGAAATATGAAAGATTCATTACTTGTATTGGCTAATGTACCATTTGCACTTATTGGTGGTATTATTGCACTTCATGTAACAGGTATGAACTTCGGAATATCTGCAGGGGTTGGGATGATTGCTCTTTTCGGGATTTGTATTCAGAATGGTGTAATTCTGATTTCTGAATTCCATAGTAACGTGAAAAAAGGTTTCCATATAGATAAAGCTATTTTGGAAGGAGTGAAAGTAAGAACCCGTCCGGTTGTTATGACAGCCTTAATGGCTTCTATAGGATTAATGCCTGCAGCGATGTCTACGGGGATTGGTTCAGAATCTCAAAAACCACTGGCAATTGTAATTATCGGCGGTTTGGTTTCTGCCACTATTCTTACACTGCTTATTTTCCCTATAATCTTCTGGATTTTCAACAGAACTAAAAAAAGAGAACCTAATTAGTCTCTTTAAATAATAAATAAAAGCCCTGTCAGTAATTACTGACAGGGCTTTTTATATAATATAGCTAGTATAAATATACTTTGAACTATAAGCTTTCTTTTTCTTTTATAGTAACATCATAGAGATCCGATCTTCTGTCTTTAAGTATTTGGACAGCTCCGTTGTGGTGAAGCTCTTTTAGCAGATTAAGATCTACATCTACGATTAACGTCATTTCAGTATTCGGAGTGGCTTCTCCTTTTACAGCATTGGAAGGGAAGGCAAAATCTGAAGGTGTGAATACTGCAGCTTGTCCGAATTGTATATCCATATTGCTTACACCAGGAAGGTTTCCTACACAACCTGCGATGGCAACATAACATTCATTCTCTATTGCTCTGGCTGCAGCACAGGCTCTTACACGAGTATAAGCATTTTGAGTATCGGTAAGATAAGGTACAAATAATAGCTTCATTCCCTGATCCGCAAGGATTCTGGAAAGTTCCGGAAATTCAACATCATAACATATCATAATACCTATTTTACCACAATCAGTATCAAAAGCTTTTACTTCATTTCCGCCCAACATTCCGTAGTACTTTCGCTCATTTGGCGTGATGTGTATTTTTCTGTATTCATCACGCTTACCATCACGATGGAGAAGATAGCTGGCGTTGTAGAGATTACCATTTTCAAGTATTGGCATACTACCCGATATAATATTGACGTTATAGCTTACTGCAAGCTCTGCAATTTTGTCTACAATTTCTGCTGTCAATTTAGAAAGCTCTTCCATAGACTCTCTTTCATTCAAATGGTTAAATGCTGCGAGGAGAGGAGTATTGAATAGTTCGGGGAAAACACAGAAATCGGATTCGTAATTACTAATGACATCCACAAAAAACTCGACCTGCTGATAAAAAGCTTCGATATCCCGGAACTGACGCATTTGCCATTGCACCAAGCCAATACGGATAACACTATCCTGCATTGTGTTTTTCTTCTGAGTATAATAGATGTTGTTCCATTGTAAAAGAACAGCATACTCTTCGGATTCAGTATCTCCTTTCAGGTAACCTTTTAATATCTTAATAGGAGAGAAGTTGTTGGAAAGCTGAAAAGATAAAACCGGATCGTATATTTCTTTCTTACGAACTTTATTAATGTATTGGCGTGGTGTCAGCTCATTACTATATGTGTGGTAGTTAGGTATTCTTCCACCGATAATAATAGACTTTAGATTTTTAATTTCACACAGTTCTTTTCTGGCATCATACAACCTTCGTCCTAAACGAAGAGATCTGAATTCAGGATGGACAAAAACTTCTATACCATACAATACACTTCCGTTGTTAGTATGGGTGTTGAATGTTCCACTACCTGTAATTTCATCGTAAGTATGCTGATCTCCGAATAATTCATACTGTACTATTATAGAGAGAGCAGCTGCCGCCAGTTTACCGTCTACAGTAATGCACAATTGTCCCTCGGGGAATATGGAGGTTAATTTCTGAATATTTCTTTTAGCCCAGGTATTATCCTCTATATCGGGATAAGCTTCCTGCATGGACTCTACAAGCTCATCATAATCGTCTAAGCTTAATTTTCGGATGTCTACTTGCATAATGCTGTATTTTTTGAATCTAACTATCCGAAAAACCTTTGTATGCTTTATACTAAAGCTTCGGACAGTGTACTAACGAAGTTAACCAATTTACCTTTATTACACTCATAAATAAAATCTTTCAGGCTCTTGCTTTCATAACTGAAACTGCCAACAATGGTAAGTTTCATTTTATAATTGGAAAACTTTTGTAAAATTTCTCCGGCCATTTTATTTTTCAGGTCGAAAAAATCAGGAGTAATGTTCTGTTCACTAATAATGATTTTATCGAATCCCAGGTAATAAAGATCTGCTAACAGGTCCAATCCATCCTGTATCTGTTGGATTAGTACCTTGTCGGAATTCAGTTCTGCAACTTTTATTCCATTAACCGTATGTTCTATTATTGTATACATCTCAATTTATTTAGTAACCGGCTCTGCGTAAATTTTATAATTAACATTTGACGAAAATGCTGTGTACTCTATTAATGATATTTTAGAAGTAGGGGTTATCCATATTGCTAATGGTTTCTCTCCATTTAGCTTTGCCGAAAAATTATTGCTGTAAATTTGTTCTAAAGATCCGTTTGATTCAATAGTATATGTAGGTTTTGAATATAGTTTGGTAATATAGTTCTTTAAAATGTCTTTATTTTGCTTTGTATAAAACGGATTATCTGAACTATTCGGAATATCCCAGTGATTGTACAGTATGATGGACGGAGTATTATCCGTTTTTTGTTTACGTATAGAAAAGGAACGGGGTTTAGTTATATTGGGATATCCTGTATTTATAGCTTCCGGATTAAAGTCTTTCCAGTTTGTATTCAGGAAATTTTTGCTGTTCTTTATATCTACTTTTACAGAATCTTTTAAAACAACTTTATTACCTTTATAGCCATACAGATATGTAGTACTGGTTTCCGGAAGGTAATAATAATTGGACCATGTTTGCGTCAGTTTCAAAGAGTTCTCCTTCGCATTCAGAACAACAACTCCTTTATCTTCACCTTTTGTTTTTACAACTATCGAATCATAAGACATTCTAAGGTCGTATATAGAAACATCCTTATCTTTTGCAGTTGGTTCGAGATAGAAGTTAACAACGTCAAAAATATTAGCCTCCGACTGTTTTGTTTTTAAACTAAGTTTAGCAAAAGGAGGTTTAGATTCTTCTTTATTTTCAGATACTCCTTCCGTTCTGTCAGAACATGCACTAAGAGAAATTAAAAAAGAAAGAGGTAGTATATATTTCTTCATTTTAATGTGTATAAGGTTAGTTACAAATATACTGCAT is a window encoding:
- a CDS encoding efflux RND transporter periplasmic adaptor subunit, with protein sequence MKQIITGLLAISILAACSKEEPQKKESIVKGFEISKEMMQSTTLAEAQKEQIKEQMSFFGKISADRNSYIDIYPLVGGNVLTVNAELGDYVHKGQVLATIRSTEVAGFQKDLSDAKTDLAEAKNKLRVAQELYEGKLNTKNEVLTAKSELTKAQDQLKRAEAVSTIYNVKNGNIYSVVSPINGYIVQKNINKDMQLRSDRSDNIFDVANTKDVWALVNINETDIDRIDLGMKAEITTLSYPDKVFHGRIDKIFKIIDPQTNAMQARVVLDNSEGLLVPDSKATIKVNNTLNETAVAIPTSAVIFDDNRYFVVLFASQSNIKVREIKILRQTGDTTYVAEGVNEGDKVVTNNQLLIYRSLKE
- a CDS encoding TolC family protein, which encodes MKKCIPFFLMTSVFVYSQQRMTLEECEESFQKNNLQLLAAQYNISEAEADIIQAKIWDLPNLSIELNAIDPENKKIFHIGSTGAKEVGIEQLFVLGRKRKNEVAFARSNKEIAEMQFQGLLVDLRSQLRSTFYNILFEQKKEESLDVQLKYFTDLLNAYKVQTQKGNVSLKDMVRLQALVINVQNDKIEVSNNIIQQKQTLKLLTGSDTEVLPELSDDNMTQQLEKQPLISISELQQKALENNADYLTAKKITQSSELNLKWQKSLSVPDLTIGTRWTQRGAAFDNQLALSFGIPIPLWNKNKGNQMKAEYQIQENKKTEERLKQELISQVDTAYQTWKNQYQQYFSLKPQDLQDMETVYNGILKNFRKGNISLIEFTDFMESYKQSILQIYEIQKHIITSAEEINRLTQSKIFY
- a CDS encoding carbon-nitrogen hydrolase family protein; translation: MQVDIRKLSLDDYDELVESMQEAYPDIEDNTWAKRNIQKLTSIFPEGQLCITVDGKLAAAALSIIVQYELFGDQHTYDEITGSGTFNTHTNNGSVLYGIEVFVHPEFRSLRLGRRLYDARKELCEIKNLKSIIIGGRIPNYHTYSNELTPRQYINKVRKKEIYDPVLSFQLSNNFSPIKILKGYLKGDTESEEYAVLLQWNNIYYTQKKNTMQDSVIRIGLVQWQMRQFRDIEAFYQQVEFFVDVISNYESDFCVFPELFNTPLLAAFNHLNERESMEELSKLTAEIVDKIAELAVSYNVNIISGSMPILENGNLYNASYLLHRDGKRDEYRKIHITPNERKYYGMLGGNEVKAFDTDCGKIGIMICYDVEFPELSRILADQGMKLLFVPYLTDTQNAYTRVRACAAARAIENECYVAIAGCVGNLPGVSNMDIQFGQAAVFTPSDFAFPSNAVKGEATPNTEMTLIVDVDLNLLKELHHNGAVQILKDRRSDLYDVTIKEKESL
- a CDS encoding DUF4180 domain-containing protein, giving the protein MYTIIEHTVNGIKVAELNSDKVLIQQIQDGLDLLADLYYLGFDKIIISEQNITPDFFDLKNKMAGEILQKFSNYKMKLTIVGSFSYESKSLKDFIYECNKGKLVNFVSTLSEALV
- a CDS encoding efflux RND transporter permease subunit, with translation MNKFIKNIIAFSIKNKVFTFVWVGILAIAGIVSFRNMPIEAFPDVTNTQITIITQWNGRSAEEVERFVTTPIELAMSPVQKKTSVRSTTMFGLSIVKIIFDDGVDDTFARNQVNNQLRTLSFPDDVAPEVQPPYGPTGEIFRYTLESPKRDSRELLTLQTWVVDRALRGVPGVADINVFGGQDKVYELSIDPVKLEKYSLTPLQVYDAVTKSNLNVGGDVIEKSGQSYVVRGIGLVKTIEDIGNITIETNNGNPVLVKNIAEVKESSMPRVGQAGLNGKDDVVAGTVVMRKGENPREVLVALKAKIAELNSKTLPKDVKLVTFYDRDNLMDFTTRTVMHNLIEGIILVTVMVLIFMADWRTTVIVSIIIPLSLLFAFLCLKIAGMSANLLSLGAVDFGIIIDGAVVMVEGVFVMLDHKAKRYGMERFNKLAKGGWIKQTGTGLGKAIFFSKLIIITSLIPIFSFQKVEGKMFSPLAYTLGFALMGALLFTLTLVPVLMHILLNKNVREKHNPFVSFWDRIVEKGFTFAFRNKKISLIAAISLMAITIFSGKFLGTEFLPTLNEGSLWVTAELPMSTSLKESMKKTNELKKVIASFPEVTGVLSQTGRSNDGTDPNGFGFVQFAVALQPREEWKRKITYDELINEMNIKLKKFQGITYNYSQPISDNVAEAVAGFKAENGIKIYGDNLETLDRLAKEVYKEVRKVKGVREPGIIKNIGQPEVSVVLDRHKMAEYGVMPADAQSVLEMAFGGKTASQIYEGERKFDIRLRYAPEYRKSEEDIAKLMVPCQDGTLIPMKAISDITKDNGAAFIYRDNIKRYIGIKFSIRDRDLGSTIADAQKKVASIKLPDGYSIGWTGQFENQQRASKRLGQVVPISIIMIFFLLFILFGNMKDSLLVLANVPFALIGGIIALHVTGMNFGISAGVGMIALFGICIQNGVILISEFHSNVKKGFHIDKAILEGVKVRTRPVVMTALMASIGLMPAAMSTGIGSESQKPLAIVIIGGLVSATILTLLIFPIIFWIFNRTKKREPN